GAGAGCGGGGGATTCGAACCCCCGGTACCCTTGCGAGCACGCCTGATTTCGAATCAGGTACATTCAACCACTCTGCCAGCTCTCCAAACCGGTTTTGACTCTCTAGCATACTTTGTAAATAAAAATCAACGGACGCTGTTCTGTTGTTTTCTTTTTTGTCCTGAAGTTGCCATTTTTTTAGTTTTGCTTTGTTTCTTTTTCAGAGCAATTGAATGGCTATTTTTCTTAGATTTTAGTACAATTTTCTTCTTATTTAAGTTGGAATTTGTGACTGACTTTTTTCCTATTTTATTTTTAACTAGCAATTGCCTTTTGTGTTTACGACTTTGACTCTGAATACCTTTTGAATATTTGCTTGAAGCAAGCCGTGCATACTGGCCTGTGCCCAATGCAACAGGAATATAGACCACTTGACCTTTGTGCAAATTGGAGTTGGCTTTTAGGTGAGAATTTGCGCTCAGCACCAGAGCTGTCTTTATTCTATAACGCGCAGCAAAAGAAGCCACCGACTCGCGCCGCTTTATTTTAGCAGCAAGCATGTATTGAGTGGGCGCATTAGGAAGCATATCGATAGAAGCCAATGCCATATCATATTTACTTGCTGGAACTTCGAGTTGAAATTTTCCACCCGAGGTGGCATGTGGCGGCGGAGTTATACCTAAGCGCAACTCTGGATTAAGTGATTCGAGGATATTTTTATCGACATTTAAAGAGCGCGCAAGATCGCTTAGCGAAATAGAACGTTCTAACTCGATAGATTTCGTTTGCGCAGGAATGGGTGCAGAGGTGATATCAAAACCGAATTTATCTGGGTTCTTAGAAATAATCATCGCAGCTATTAATTTCGGTACGTAATCCGCAGTTTCTCGATTGACAACCCCCATCGAGGTGAGCTCAAAGAAAGATGAGTCTTCACCATAATTTCTTAATGTCTTCTGCACACGCCCAGGACCAACATTGTAACTTGCGGTCGCCAAATGCCAGCCACCAAACATGTTATAAAGTTTGGTTAAATATCTTGCGGCTGCTTTGGTTGATTTTTTAATATTACGCCGTTCATCGACATAGTCATTTATTTTAAGGCCATATTCACGTCCCGTTGCGGGCATAAATTGCCAGAGCCCCACTGCTCCTGCCGAACTCAAAGCTTTTGGGCTGTAACCTGATTCAATCATAGAAAGATAGACAAGATCCTTCGGCAACCCATGCAATTCCAAAGTGCTTTCCATCTCTGGGATCACGGAGCGACTGCGTTTCAACCAAACGACAAAACTCTTACGTCCTGGCCCGCGAAAATAGTTTATCCACTGCAGCACTTGTGCATTGATTACAATTGGAAAGTCGAACTCGAGCCGATCAATGGTTGGATAGGCAATTTGGATAAAGCGATTCGTCCGTGCTTGGGTCAAGGCTTTATTGCGACTGGCGTTGGTCTTATAGTTTTTTCCATTTTCTTCGAGCCAGATTCTATCGAATTGATCTTGCCATGAAGCATAGTAAACGCTGTCCTGGCACAACAATGCACTGTCTTCATTCGCATTGGCAGAGCTTGAGTCATTTGGATTTTGGCTGCCAATAGGGATATTGGTGGACAATGCTTCATCGGTAGAATTCAGAATTAGATTTTCTTGATCATCAATTTCTTCTGGATTCAGTGCGGATGATTCTATCAATAAGCTTTCATCATCATGACTTGTCTTGATATTTGGAATATTTGCAGTGATTTTTGCTTTTTGATTTGCCTGTTTATTTGCAACAGCAGGTGATTTTCCTGCATCTGTTTGCTTTCTTTGTCCAGCTGATTCACTTGAGGAACGCTTCTTGTCAGAATCACTTGCATCTTTTTCAAAGGATACATTATCAGTTTGCTGCGGAGAAGTGTTCACTATCCGTGTTTTTTCATGTTTTAAGTTTAATGCTATTGAATTTTCATAGGTACCACTTTGGCAACCAACAATGAGAGGCATAAGAAACAGCGGAAGAAAAAACGGACGCACACGCTTAACGCTTGCGAATCTTAAGTAAGGAGTTTGGCTCAAATTGTCTTTTCTCATTAAATTCTTATCGTTCACCTTCAATGCTCCGTTTGATGACAGCATTATCTGTCCTTATCGGCATGATCGCTCGCGTGTTAATATGCTACAAAATTTGCAATGGTGTTGTAATCAACACAATCAATCCATCCTGTTTAGTCTTTGACGAAAAGAGTGTCAATCATGAATATCCTCTACAAAAGTCCGCAGCACCAAATATTAAAAATGCAAAACAGTTATGAATTGCAAAACGAAGCTACCAATCTAACCTTTTTTGAAAATAAAGTAACTCAACAAAAAAATAAAATTATAATAGATTTTAATTATATGCTAAAGCCAAATTTGACAATTAACAAGGGAATGACAATTAAAATCAAACACAATGGAATTTTCCAATGTGTTGCTTGCCAAAAAACAGTAAAAAAATTATTTTCAGGTTTTTGCTTTCCGTGTTTAAAGAAAAAAGCCTCTGCAGATACATGTATTATGAGCCCACATCTTTGCCATTATATGAATGGAACGTGCCGAGAGCCTAAATGGGGTGAGAATTATTGTTATAAGCCCCATTATGTTTATTTATCATATACTGATAAATTTAAAATTGGCATCACACGCGAATCGCAAATTCCAACGCGGTGGATCGATCAAGGAGCAACGA
The DNA window shown above is from Fluviispira vulneris and carries:
- a CDS encoding lytic transglycosylase domain-containing protein; translated protein: MLSSNGALKVNDKNLMRKDNLSQTPYLRFASVKRVRPFFLPLFLMPLIVGCQSGTYENSIALNLKHEKTRIVNTSPQQTDNVSFEKDASDSDKKRSSSESAGQRKQTDAGKSPAVANKQANQKAKITANIPNIKTSHDDESLLIESSALNPEEIDDQENLILNSTDEALSTNIPIGSQNPNDSSSANANEDSALLCQDSVYYASWQDQFDRIWLEENGKNYKTNASRNKALTQARTNRFIQIAYPTIDRLEFDFPIVINAQVLQWINYFRGPGRKSFVVWLKRSRSVIPEMESTLELHGLPKDLVYLSMIESGYSPKALSSAGAVGLWQFMPATGREYGLKINDYVDERRNIKKSTKAAARYLTKLYNMFGGWHLATASYNVGPGRVQKTLRNYGEDSSFFELTSMGVVNRETADYVPKLIAAMIISKNPDKFGFDITSAPIPAQTKSIELERSISLSDLARSLNVDKNILESLNPELRLGITPPPHATSGGKFQLEVPASKYDMALASIDMLPNAPTQYMLAAKIKRRESVASFAARYRIKTALVLSANSHLKANSNLHKGQVVYIPVALGTGQYARLASSKYSKGIQSQSRKHKRQLLVKNKIGKKSVTNSNLNKKKIVLKSKKNSHSIALKKKQSKTKKMATSGQKRKQQNSVR
- a CDS encoding DUF2797 domain-containing protein — protein: MNILYKSPQHQILKMQNSYELQNEATNLTFFENKVTQQKNKIIIDFNYMLKPNLTINKGMTIKIKHNGIFQCVACQKTVKKLFSGFCFPCLKKKASADTCIMSPHLCHYMNGTCREPKWGENYCYKPHYVYLSYTDKFKIGITRESQIPTRWIDQGATSAKILAKVTSRHQAGVVENTMKEILADKSHWMKMLKSANTRPSDEEFNIMFNKAKNWLINLVEFKNGSLIVSTPEHLTLRKEIEFFAESPIVEINYDSPVDIATIKSLSLDKTPEIEGKITGIKGQYLFFSNHVFNMRKHEGYISEIEVSNN